In a single window of the Pontibacter russatus genome:
- a CDS encoding alkene reductase: MEKQPLLKPITLHDLELKNRVIMAPMTRSRADNAGNVPNDIMVTYYTQRAGAGLIITEGSQISKQAEGYINTPGIYTEEQVAGWKKVTEAVHAEGGKIFLQLWHVGRMSHPDFQGGDLPVAPSAINPNAKSFTPQGFKDTVTPRELTVPEIRQIVQDYRKAAKNAMAAGFDGVEIHASNGYLLHQFFVSTANVRTDAYGGSKENRARILFEVLEAVKEAVPVERIGIRLNPSLHGGFGITVNEDTIPTYDYIIERLNNYQLAYLHLTEASPATYEVPFIEPHIAKRYRPVYKGNLMINGGFTQEKGNEVIEAGDADMVAFGVPFIANPDLPERFAQNAELQAADQNTFYAPGVKGYIDYPSLAEA, from the coding sequence ATGGAAAAGCAACCACTATTAAAACCGATAACACTACACGACCTGGAGTTGAAGAACCGGGTCATCATGGCCCCGATGACGCGAAGCCGCGCCGACAACGCAGGCAATGTGCCCAACGACATCATGGTGACCTATTACACGCAGCGCGCCGGCGCAGGACTCATCATCACGGAGGGTTCACAGATTTCGAAGCAGGCGGAAGGATATATAAACACACCCGGCATCTATACCGAAGAGCAGGTGGCAGGCTGGAAGAAAGTAACGGAGGCCGTACACGCCGAAGGCGGCAAAATCTTCCTGCAGTTGTGGCACGTAGGCCGCATGTCGCACCCCGATTTCCAGGGCGGCGACTTGCCCGTGGCTCCTTCCGCCATCAACCCGAACGCCAAGTCTTTCACGCCCCAGGGCTTCAAGGACACGGTTACGCCGCGCGAGCTGACCGTGCCTGAAATCAGGCAGATTGTGCAGGACTACAGAAAAGCGGCGAAGAATGCCATGGCCGCAGGCTTCGACGGGGTGGAGATACACGCCTCCAACGGCTACCTGCTGCACCAGTTCTTTGTGAGCACCGCCAACGTGCGCACCGATGCATATGGCGGCTCCAAAGAGAACCGGGCGCGCATCCTGTTCGAGGTGCTGGAGGCGGTGAAGGAAGCCGTTCCGGTAGAGCGCATCGGCATCCGCCTGAACCCGAGCCTGCACGGAGGCTTCGGCATTACCGTGAACGAGGACACCATCCCGACCTACGACTATATCATTGAGAGGCTGAACAACTACCAACTGGCGTACCTGCACCTGACGGAGGCTTCGCCCGCTACGTACGAGGTGCCGTTTATAGAGCCACATATAGCCAAACGCTATCGCCCTGTATATAAAGGCAACCTGATGATCAACGGCGGCTTTACGCAGGAAAAAGGAAACGAGGTGATCGAGGCAGGCGATGCGGACATGGTGGCCTTCGGGGTGCCGTTTATCGCCAACCCGGACCTGCCGGAGCGCTTCGCCCAAAACGCGGAGCTGCAGGCGGCCGACCAAAACACCTTCTACGCACCAGGTGTGAAAGGCTATATAGATTACCCATCGCTGGCAGAAGCATAA
- the ispF gene encoding 2-C-methyl-D-erythritol 2,4-cyclodiphosphate synthase, translated as MKLKIRTGFGYDVHQLQEGLDFWLGGIRVPHTHGALGHSDADVLIHVICDALLGAANMRDIGFHFSDKDPKYKGIDSKILLREVVHLLALEGYEIGNIDSTVCLQEPKVNPHIPAMKTCLAEVMGIPEEDISIKATTTEHLGFVGKKEGVAAFATVLIQKQ; from the coding sequence ATGAAACTGAAAATAAGAACCGGCTTCGGCTACGATGTACACCAGTTGCAGGAAGGGCTTGATTTCTGGCTCGGCGGCATCCGGGTGCCGCACACGCACGGGGCGCTCGGGCACTCCGACGCCGATGTGCTCATCCACGTGATTTGCGATGCCCTGCTGGGCGCGGCGAACATGCGCGACATCGGCTTCCACTTCTCCGACAAAGACCCCAAGTACAAGGGCATCGACAGCAAAATCCTGCTGCGGGAGGTGGTACACCTGCTGGCGCTGGAAGGCTACGAAATCGGAAACATCGACTCCACCGTCTGCCTGCAGGAGCCGAAGGTGAACCCCCATATCCCGGCCATGAAAACATGCCTGGCAGAGGTGATGGGCATCCCGGAAGAGGATATCTCCATCAAGGCCACCACCACCGAGCACTTGGGCTTTGTGGGCAAAAAGGAAGGGGTGGCCGCTTTTGCAACTGTTTTGATACAAAAGCAGTAG
- a CDS encoding M28 family peptidase codes for MKRYIYGYVLLAALGFGCAKTPATSTTSTTETSTPAIVTDTAALSEAAPKYAATVTAADLSRHLTILASDEYEGRNTGEKGQKMAAEYISREFREDGLAGPVKTNSANPYYQTFELEKSMWGDGYMTVGEEKYLMMKDFFVLGNTPFQTEQAVDVVFAGYGIDDANYSDYTNLDAEGKVLVVLAGEPKGADGNYLVSGTGKASDWGNDYRTKRNAATEHGAKAVMIVTGTNPGEFNSLTQRYKAYANRPSLGLKSSAENPSAATIFISPVAGAALLSTTTEKLLNYNKQVATAGKPVAASFTAAKDAKIMTERISDPLPTENVLGYIEGTDKKDEVVVLTAHYDHVGMDTTLQGDQIYNGANDDGSGTVAVIEIAEAFAQAKKDGYGPRRSVLFMTVTAEEKGLLGSEYYSANPVFPLENTVADINIDMIGRMDTEHEKTNNSNYIYSIGADKLSSELHEINEAMNGKYVHLELDYTYNDENDPNRFYYRSDHYNFAKHGIPIVFYFNGVHEDYHQPSDEVDKIIFESAEKVARLAFHVAWELANRENRIVVDSNKK; via the coding sequence ATGAAGCGATACATTTATGGTTACGTGCTGCTGGCCGCCCTCGGGTTTGGCTGCGCCAAGACGCCCGCAACTTCCACTACCTCCACCACCGAAACCAGCACACCCGCCATCGTGACCGACACAGCCGCGCTCAGCGAAGCCGCGCCGAAATACGCCGCTACCGTCACCGCCGCCGACCTTTCCAGGCACCTCACCATCCTGGCCTCGGATGAGTACGAAGGCCGCAACACCGGCGAGAAAGGCCAGAAAATGGCAGCCGAGTATATTTCCCGCGAGTTCCGCGAAGACGGCCTGGCCGGGCCTGTCAAAACTAATTCTGCCAACCCCTACTACCAGACTTTCGAATTGGAAAAGAGCATGTGGGGCGATGGCTATATGACCGTTGGGGAGGAGAAATACCTGATGATGAAGGATTTCTTCGTGCTGGGCAACACTCCTTTCCAGACCGAGCAGGCCGTGGACGTGGTGTTTGCCGGGTACGGGATTGATGACGCCAACTACTCGGACTACACCAACCTGGATGCAGAGGGAAAAGTGCTGGTGGTGCTGGCCGGGGAGCCCAAAGGAGCTGATGGGAATTACCTGGTGAGCGGCACCGGCAAAGCCTCCGACTGGGGCAACGACTACCGCACCAAGCGCAACGCCGCCACCGAGCACGGCGCCAAAGCCGTGATGATTGTGACGGGCACCAACCCAGGCGAGTTCAACAGTCTGACGCAGCGCTACAAGGCCTATGCCAACCGCCCGTCCCTTGGCTTGAAGAGCAGCGCCGAAAACCCATCCGCAGCCACCATCTTTATATCGCCGGTGGCGGGCGCGGCCTTGCTGAGCACCACCACCGAGAAGCTCCTGAACTACAACAAGCAGGTGGCCACGGCCGGTAAGCCCGTTGCAGCCAGCTTCACCGCCGCCAAGGACGCCAAGATCATGACGGAGCGCATATCTGACCCGCTGCCAACCGAGAACGTGCTGGGCTATATAGAGGGCACCGACAAAAAGGACGAGGTAGTGGTGCTGACGGCGCATTACGACCATGTGGGGATGGACACCACCCTGCAGGGCGACCAGATATATAACGGCGCCAACGACGACGGCTCGGGCACGGTGGCGGTCATAGAAATAGCCGAGGCGTTTGCCCAGGCCAAGAAAGACGGCTACGGGCCGCGCCGCAGCGTGCTGTTCATGACCGTGACGGCCGAGGAGAAAGGCCTGCTGGGCTCGGAGTATTACTCCGCAAACCCGGTCTTCCCGCTGGAGAACACAGTGGCCGACATCAACATCGACATGATCGGCCGCATGGACACGGAGCATGAGAAAACCAACAACAGCAACTACATCTACTCCATCGGGGCCGACAAGCTATCTTCGGAACTGCACGAGATAAACGAGGCGATGAACGGGAAGTACGTACACCTGGAGCTCGACTACACTTACAACGATGAGAACGACCCGAACCGCTTCTACTACCGCTCCGACCACTACAACTTCGCCAAGCACGGCATCCCGATCGTGTTCTACTTCAACGGCGTACACGAAGATTACCACCAGCCCTCCGACGAGGTGGACAAGATAATTTTTGAGAGCGCCGAGAAGGTGGCAAGGCTGGCGTTCCACGTGGCCTGGGAGCTGGCCAACCGCGAGAACCGCATCGTGGTGGACAGCAACAAGAAATAG
- a CDS encoding LutB/LldF family L-lactate oxidation iron-sulfur protein, producing the protein MSKLKQFLLDAEAKSFDQGHRATIRFNIGKYNAAVQRGLTQYTDHELARERGSFIKTNAINNLDKYLMEFEANFTARGGKVIWARDAQEALKEIGEIMKRKRARSVVKSKSMTTEEIHLNEYLEKNGIETVETDLGEYIVQLAEQRPYHIVTPAMHMSKKDISDLFVRKLGIPPTDNAEELVAVARKLLREKYTAAEVGITGGNFLIADVGGIAVTENEGNARLSTTFPRTHIAIVGIEKMIPSIMDLDLFWPLLSTSGTGQNVTIYNTILTGPRQPKEKDGPEEMYVVLLDNGRTDLLALPEKREALNCIRCGACLNVCPVYKNIGGHTYESTYSGPIGSVITPHYNGMAEHKHLSFASSLCGACTSVCPVKINIHNLLLLNRKQSVDEGLADKQETTAFKFWLKAMKSRTLLNLAPAFAKNFVLKQVLKDTWSKRREPLHVPPKSFNQLWKERRK; encoded by the coding sequence ATGAGTAAACTGAAACAGTTTCTGCTGGATGCAGAGGCAAAGTCCTTCGACCAGGGCCACCGCGCCACCATCCGCTTCAACATCGGCAAGTACAATGCCGCTGTGCAGCGCGGCCTTACCCAGTACACCGACCACGAGCTGGCCCGCGAGCGCGGCTCTTTCATAAAAACCAACGCCATCAACAACCTCGACAAGTACCTGATGGAGTTCGAGGCCAACTTCACGGCCCGGGGCGGCAAGGTGATATGGGCCCGCGACGCGCAGGAGGCGCTGAAGGAGATCGGTGAGATCATGAAGCGCAAGCGTGCCCGCTCGGTGGTAAAGTCCAAATCGATGACGACGGAGGAGATACACCTGAACGAGTACCTCGAGAAGAACGGCATCGAAACGGTGGAAACCGATCTGGGCGAGTACATCGTGCAGTTGGCCGAGCAGCGGCCCTACCACATCGTGACGCCGGCCATGCACATGTCCAAAAAAGACATCTCGGACCTGTTCGTGCGCAAGCTCGGCATCCCGCCCACCGACAACGCCGAGGAACTGGTGGCCGTGGCCCGCAAGCTGCTGCGCGAGAAGTACACCGCCGCCGAGGTGGGCATCACGGGGGGCAACTTCCTGATTGCCGACGTGGGCGGCATCGCCGTGACGGAGAACGAGGGCAACGCCCGCCTCTCCACCACCTTCCCCAGAACGCACATCGCCATTGTGGGCATCGAGAAGATGATTCCGTCTATCATGGACCTGGACCTGTTCTGGCCGCTCCTGAGCACCAGCGGCACCGGCCAGAACGTGACCATCTACAACACCATCCTGACGGGGCCGCGCCAGCCGAAAGAGAAAGACGGCCCGGAGGAGATGTACGTGGTGCTGCTCGACAATGGCCGCACCGACCTGCTGGCGCTGCCCGAGAAGCGTGAGGCCCTGAACTGCATCCGCTGCGGCGCCTGCCTCAATGTGTGCCCGGTCTACAAAAACATCGGCGGCCATACCTACGAGAGCACGTACAGCGGCCCTATCGGCTCCGTGATCACACCGCATTACAACGGCATGGCCGAGCACAAACACCTGAGCTTCGCCAGTTCCCTTTGCGGGGCCTGCACCTCGGTGTGCCCGGTCAAGATAAACATCCACAACCTGCTGCTGCTGAACCGCAAGCAAAGCGTGGACGAGGGGCTGGCCGACAAGCAGGAGACCACAGCGTTTAAGTTCTGGCTGAAGGCGATGAAGAGCCGCACGCTGCTGAACCTGGCCCCGGCCTTTGCCAAGAACTTCGTGCTGAAGCAGGTGCTGAAAGACACCTGGAGCAAACGCCGCGAACCGCTGCACGTGCCGCCAAAGTCGTTTAACCAGCTTTGGAAAGAGCGACGGAAATAA
- a CDS encoding Lrp/AsnC ligand binding domain-containing protein, which translates to MNYEIDNLDKQILRLLMQDVTRAYTDIAKELNVSGGTIHVRMKKLNEMGVVKGAQLLINPSAVGFDICAFIGVFLEKGSEYKEAVEQIRAIPEVVELHYTTGTYSMFAKLICRDTKHLREVLNEKLQALEGVQRTETLISLDESISRQILI; encoded by the coding sequence ATGAATTATGAAATCGATAATCTGGATAAGCAGATCTTAAGGCTGCTCATGCAGGACGTGACGCGTGCTTATACCGATATCGCGAAGGAGTTGAACGTGTCTGGCGGTACGATACATGTGCGCATGAAGAAACTGAACGAAATGGGCGTGGTGAAGGGGGCGCAACTGCTGATCAACCCCTCGGCCGTAGGGTTCGACATCTGCGCTTTCATTGGGGTTTTTCTGGAGAAAGGCTCCGAGTACAAGGAGGCCGTCGAGCAGATCCGCGCCATTCCGGAGGTGGTGGAACTGCACTACACCACCGGCACCTACAGCATGTTCGCCAAACTTATCTGCCGCGACACCAAGCACCTGCGCGAGGTGCTGAACGAGAAACTGCAGGCCCTGGAAGGCGTGCAGCGCACCGAAACGCTCATCTCGCTGGACGAGAGCATCAGCCGCCAGATTCTGATATAG
- a CDS encoding asparagine synthetase A, whose amino-acid sequence MEQQTTAASTALDATLGHLGRAILPKVLQVQQGIVRATHEFMFKKGLTQLMPLMLSPITDPLNHGVVDASIQYAEQRWSLTKSMIFHKQLALLNPALNSLYIISPNVRLEFADRADTGRHLFEFTQIDFEFKNKDRFYVMEFMEELVNFIFDRLNKELPELLLELRGELLPQYEKWPVYRTEKLEAALGPDYEHLKSEEATSPFWLLNHRREFYDKEDPKSPGTYLNYDVIWPEGFGEGLSGAERENEYNQIKKRMAEVGTNEEIFKNYLEIAKENGLPKTAGGGFGVERMTRFICRLKDVNEATVFSRKPFTQAIF is encoded by the coding sequence ATGGAGCAACAAACAACAGCAGCGTCAACGGCACTAGATGCTACACTAGGCCACCTGGGCCGGGCAATTCTACCAAAAGTGCTACAAGTGCAGCAAGGTATTGTTCGCGCCACGCATGAATTCATGTTCAAGAAGGGACTGACGCAGCTTATGCCGCTCATGCTCTCCCCCATCACAGACCCACTGAACCACGGGGTGGTCGATGCCTCCATACAGTATGCCGAGCAGCGCTGGAGCCTCACCAAGTCCATGATTTTCCATAAGCAGCTGGCCTTACTCAACCCTGCGCTCAACAGCCTGTACATCATTTCGCCTAACGTGCGCCTTGAGTTCGCGGACCGCGCCGACACCGGCCGCCACCTGTTCGAGTTCACGCAGATAGACTTCGAGTTCAAAAACAAGGACCGCTTCTATGTGATGGAGTTCATGGAGGAGCTGGTGAACTTCATCTTCGACCGCCTGAACAAAGAGCTCCCGGAGCTGCTGCTGGAACTGCGCGGGGAGCTGCTGCCGCAGTACGAGAAGTGGCCTGTATACCGCACCGAGAAGTTGGAGGCTGCGCTGGGGCCGGATTACGAGCACCTGAAGTCAGAGGAGGCCACCAGCCCGTTCTGGCTGCTGAACCACCGCCGCGAGTTCTACGACAAGGAGGACCCCAAAAGCCCGGGCACTTACCTGAACTATGACGTGATCTGGCCTGAAGGCTTCGGCGAGGGCCTGTCTGGCGCGGAGCGCGAGAACGAGTACAACCAGATAAAGAAGCGCATGGCCGAGGTAGGCACTAACGAGGAAATTTTCAAAAACTACCTGGAGATAGCCAAAGAGAACGGCCTGCCCAAGACTGCCGGCGGCGGTTTTGGCGTGGAGCGCATGACGCGCTTTATATGCCGCCTCAAAGATGTGAACGAGGCGACCGTTTTCTCGCGCAAGCCTTTTACCCAGGCTATTTTCTAA
- a CDS encoding thioredoxin-like domain-containing protein — MPMLTGRVNAPELYTESDWLNTNRNWSIKDFRGKIVLLDFWTFGCINCQHIVPDLKRLEEEFADVLMVIGVHSAKFDAEKQNETIGQAIRKFGITHPVVNDANYRLWNEYGIRAWPTVVLINPNGKVVGQHAGEGVYNTVQPYIQKMAEEFAQALNRDPIDLHMEEKAERSALSFPSKLLADTEGHLYLSDSGHNRILKLNPEGQVLDVIGSGRQGFENGGYAEASFYEPHGMALHNGSLYIADAKNNAIRKADLAQRQVSTASGTGELEYYFKDSKIGVPVNPNSPWDLLALGNNLYIASAGNHQILRMDMGTGQVYRFAGSGREALTDGLLLEAAFNQPSGLASNGNVLYIADAEASAIRTLNTDSGMVLTPLGRGLFDFGDVDGPVDDALLQHCMGVEIIDSDVYIADTYNGKIKVLDLSRLRVRTLADGLSEPNDLLFLNGQLWVTSTNSHQLFRVDLHTGEKEEVVVRF, encoded by the coding sequence ATGCCTATGCTCACCGGACGCGTCAACGCACCTGAACTATATACAGAGTCTGACTGGCTCAACACCAACCGCAACTGGTCTATCAAAGACTTTAGAGGGAAAATTGTGCTGCTCGATTTCTGGACTTTCGGCTGCATCAACTGCCAGCACATTGTGCCGGACCTGAAGCGGCTGGAGGAGGAGTTTGCCGATGTGCTGATGGTCATCGGGGTGCATTCCGCCAAGTTCGACGCCGAGAAGCAGAACGAAACCATCGGACAGGCCATCCGCAAGTTCGGCATAACACACCCGGTGGTGAACGACGCCAACTACAGGCTCTGGAACGAGTACGGCATCCGGGCATGGCCCACGGTGGTGCTCATCAACCCAAACGGCAAAGTGGTGGGCCAGCATGCGGGCGAGGGCGTGTACAACACGGTGCAACCCTATATCCAAAAGATGGCAGAGGAGTTTGCGCAGGCGCTGAACCGGGACCCGATTGATTTGCATATGGAAGAAAAGGCGGAGCGGTCGGCACTTTCCTTCCCCTCTAAGCTCCTTGCCGACACCGAAGGCCATCTGTACCTCTCCGACAGCGGGCACAACCGCATCCTCAAGCTAAATCCGGAGGGCCAGGTGCTGGACGTGATTGGCAGCGGCAGGCAGGGTTTTGAGAACGGCGGCTATGCGGAGGCTTCCTTTTACGAGCCGCACGGCATGGCGCTCCACAACGGCAGTTTATATATAGCCGACGCCAAAAACAATGCCATCCGCAAAGCAGACCTGGCGCAGCGGCAGGTGAGCACCGCCTCCGGCACCGGCGAACTGGAATATTATTTCAAGGACAGCAAGATTGGCGTGCCCGTCAACCCAAACAGCCCCTGGGATTTGCTGGCGCTCGGTAACAATTTATATATAGCCAGTGCTGGCAATCACCAGATCCTCCGCATGGATATGGGAACCGGACAAGTGTACCGCTTTGCCGGCAGCGGCCGCGAAGCCCTCACCGACGGGCTGCTGCTGGAGGCGGCCTTCAACCAACCGAGCGGGCTGGCCAGCAACGGCAACGTGCTATATATAGCCGACGCCGAAGCCAGCGCCATCCGGACCCTGAACACAGACTCGGGCATGGTGCTCACGCCGCTGGGCCGCGGCCTCTTCGATTTTGGGGATGTGGACGGGCCTGTAGACGATGCACTGCTGCAGCACTGCATGGGCGTGGAGATTATCGACAGCGATGTATATATAGCTGACACCTACAACGGCAAGATAAAAGTGCTGGACCTGAGCCGCCTGCGCGTCCGCACCCTGGCCGACGGCCTCAGCGAACCAAATGACCTCCTCTTTTTGAACGGACAGTTGTGGGTAACCAGCACCAACAGCCATCAATTGTTCAGAGTAGATTTACATACCGGGGAGAAGGAAGAGGTCGTGGTCCGGTTTTGA
- a CDS encoding YczE/YyaS/YitT family protein: MRDRVISYTFFFLGLILFGFGNAMAVKVKCLGLHPWEVLNVALFQKFGLTIGTWSIFLGLLLVCVTWFVKCEYINIGTFGNALLVGPFMDLFLWLDFLPDASHTYIDYLLLACAIVIAGIAGGLYVAGGIGAGPRDGFMLAISDRTKLSISRARIVVELVVLVIGYFLGGPVFVATFFFSLIQSPIFQVMLKFFRRLRSSLTQEQAEVKV, from the coding sequence ATGCGCGACCGGGTTATATCCTATACATTCTTTTTCCTGGGCTTGATCTTGTTCGGCTTTGGCAACGCCATGGCCGTGAAGGTGAAGTGCCTCGGCTTGCACCCCTGGGAGGTGCTGAACGTGGCGCTGTTTCAGAAGTTTGGCCTCACCATCGGCACCTGGAGCATCTTCCTGGGCCTGCTGCTGGTGTGCGTTACCTGGTTCGTGAAGTGCGAGTACATCAACATCGGCACGTTTGGCAACGCGCTGCTGGTAGGCCCGTTCATGGATCTATTCCTGTGGCTTGATTTCCTTCCTGATGCCAGCCACACCTATATAGATTACCTTTTGCTGGCCTGCGCCATCGTGATCGCTGGCATAGCGGGCGGTTTGTATGTGGCGGGCGGCATCGGTGCCGGCCCCCGCGACGGGTTCATGCTCGCCATCTCCGACCGGACAAAGCTATCCATCAGCCGTGCCCGCATTGTGGTGGAGTTGGTGGTGCTGGTGATTGGCTACTTCCTGGGCGGGCCTGTATTTGTCGCTACGTTCTTCTTCAGTCTCATCCAAAGCCCCATTTTCCAGGTGATGCTCAAGTTCTTCCGCAGGCTACGCTCCTCGCTCACTCAGGAGCAGGCGGAGGTAAAGGTGTAA
- a CDS encoding DinB family protein: MSTLEQLTQSIRSLQQTVATDLAPLALPSLNFKTNPDSWSILECLEHLNRYSRYYNPALAKAIENNSDGTYVQGISYSWFGKKSLEMVRPQNTKKHKTVKHMNPINSSLGRATVEEFEQHQAELLRLLQNAKKANLHKKAVPVEFFKLLKLRIGEALEFVVLHEERHIQQALRVKSQLAQQAAA; this comes from the coding sequence ATGAGCACCTTAGAGCAATTGACCCAGTCCATCCGCAGCCTGCAACAGACAGTGGCCACCGACCTGGCCCCGCTGGCCCTGCCCTCGCTCAATTTCAAAACCAACCCCGACAGCTGGAGCATCCTGGAGTGCCTCGAGCACCTGAACCGTTACAGCCGCTACTATAACCCGGCCCTCGCCAAAGCCATTGAGAACAACTCCGACGGCACCTATGTGCAGGGCATCAGCTACAGCTGGTTTGGCAAAAAGTCATTGGAGATGGTGCGGCCGCAGAACACGAAAAAGCACAAAACCGTGAAGCACATGAACCCGATCAACAGCAGCCTGGGCCGTGCCACCGTGGAGGAGTTTGAACAACATCAGGCCGAGTTGCTGCGCCTGCTGCAGAACGCAAAAAAAGCCAACCTGCACAAAAAAGCGGTTCCGGTGGAGTTTTTCAAACTGCTGAAGCTGCGCATCGGGGAGGCGCTGGAGTTTGTGGTGCTGCACGAGGAGCGCCATATACAGCAGGCCCTGCGCGTAAAAAGCCAGCTGGCGCAACAGGCTGCGGCGTAA
- a CDS encoding Crp/Fnr family transcriptional regulator: MLRTLLQQVPFLTPEDIDAFVPLWKKRVQLNRYDFLIRQGQVEQGLYFVVSGALRIYFPLPDEEICVGFGYSNTLLVSFPSFVDAKPSAYYIQALRRSELLGISKKDFMQLMAQQPNIKKFWYQELEKALVGKIEREVDLLLPEPEQRLQRVMQRSPHLFQHIPKKYIASYLRMSPETLSRLKV, encoded by the coding sequence ATGCTCCGCACCCTCCTCCAGCAAGTCCCTTTCCTCACCCCCGAGGATATAGACGCCTTTGTGCCGCTCTGGAAAAAGCGGGTGCAGCTGAACCGGTACGACTTCCTGATACGGCAGGGGCAGGTGGAGCAGGGGCTGTACTTTGTTGTGAGCGGGGCGCTGCGCATCTACTTCCCGCTGCCCGACGAGGAAATCTGCGTGGGCTTTGGCTATTCCAACACCCTGCTGGTCTCCTTCCCCTCGTTCGTGGACGCCAAACCCTCTGCCTACTATATACAGGCGCTGCGAAGGAGCGAGTTGCTGGGCATCAGCAAAAAAGATTTCATGCAGCTGATGGCGCAGCAGCCCAATATCAAAAAGTTTTGGTATCAGGAGCTGGAGAAAGCGCTGGTGGGCAAGATAGAGCGGGAGGTGGACCTGCTGTTGCCCGAGCCGGAGCAGCGCCTGCAGCGCGTAATGCAGCGGAGCCCGCACCTGTTTCAGCACATCCCCAAAAAGTATATCGCCTCTTACCTGCGCATGTCGCCCGAGACGCTGAGCCGCCTGAAGGTGTAA
- a CDS encoding acylphosphatase: MSHPIKHIAIRVYGKVHGVFFRASTREKAHELGITGFAQNEKDGTVYIEAEGTPAALKQLEQWAHQGPRKAKVEKVEVKEMTELAGFKEFKVKR, translated from the coding sequence ATGAGCCATCCCATCAAACACATCGCCATCCGGGTGTACGGCAAGGTACACGGCGTCTTTTTCAGGGCCAGCACCAGAGAGAAGGCCCACGAACTTGGCATCACGGGCTTTGCACAGAACGAGAAAGACGGCACCGTCTATATAGAAGCCGAAGGCACCCCCGCCGCCCTGAAGCAACTGGAGCAGTGGGCGCACCAGGGCCCCCGCAAAGCCAAGGTAGAGAAGGTGGAGGTAAAGGAGATGACGGAACTAGCCGGGTTTAAAGAGTTTAAGGTGAAGCGGTAG